The Alosa alosa isolate M-15738 ecotype Scorff River chromosome 9, AALO_Geno_1.1, whole genome shotgun sequence genome includes a region encoding these proteins:
- the gpbp1l1 gene encoding vasculin-like protein 1 isoform X1, protein MAQHDFVPAWLNFSTPQPAKSPAANLEKHGEHLPRGDHRPGGSRRRHNSSDGFFNNDPLRAPAGDGWQQPSLLRHDSVDSGVAKGSGGGLGSGQGWKDSPGWQHHHQGRHGKRGGGGGGERERQGGGHRQRNGNFHPPRKGGPFQDRYSDEERNEDKLKFVEEDFPSLNPETTGKPVSQARAVGTPAGVWENPPSANKQVSKMLVIKKVSKEDPSAAFSAGFASAGPLPTNGTKVSIAGPSVYKNLVPKPATAPSKPGPWKPNGRETKTGLHFSGRDSAFSSPASVTKPLPPVSAPVHVTPKEPPSSTTPPIDITPPRLKLMRRSTDRKSEFLRGLKDERNGEVGGSHSPGVPTEGEGSTPEPKEYGEGHENGISHSLSDSDTEHLSSSLEAEHRLLKAMGWQEHPENDDNFLPLTEDELKEFQAKTEQLRKNGLGRNGMLVRPRGVAMPLAWRSPVETGLEEGSESETSSSSQTSDDEGT, encoded by the exons ATGGCGCAGCATGACTTTGTTCCTGCCTGGCTTAACTTCTCCACGCCTCAGCCTGCCAAG TCCCCTGCAGCCAATCTTGAGAAGCATGGAGAGCACCTCCCCCGAGGAGACCACCGGCCAGGGGGGAGCCGCCGCAGACACAACTCCTCTGATGGCTTCTTCAACAATGACCCGCTCCGTGCTCCCGCAG GGGATGGGTGGCAGCAGCCTTCCCTGTTGAGGCATGATTCGGTGGACTCGGGCGTGGCAAAGGGTTCTGGCGGTGGCCTGGGGAGTGGGCAGGGCTGGAAGGACTCGCCCGGCTGGCAGCACCATCACCAGGGGCGCCATGGCAAGCGTGGAGGGGGCGGAGGTGGTGAGCGTGAGCGGCAGGGAGGTGGCCACCGGCAGCGCAACGGAAACTTCCACCCTCCACGCAAGGGCGGGCCCTTCCAGGACCGCTACTCCGACGAGGAGCGCAACGAAGACAAACTGAAGTTCGTGGAAGAGGACTTT ccctcCTTAAACCCGGAGACAACTGGAAAGCCAGTGAGCCAGGCTCGTGCTGTGGGGACCCCTGCCGGAGTTTGGG agAATCCCCCCAGTGCCAACAAGCAGGTGTCTAAGATGCTGGTCATTAAGAAGGTGTCTAAGGAGGACCCCAGTGCTGCCTTCTCAGCTGGTTTTGCCAGTGCTGGCCCACTGCCCACCAACGGCACCAAAGTGTCCATTGCCGGACCCAGTGTCTACAAGAACCTGGTGCCCAAGCCTGCCACAGCTCCCAGCAAG CCTGGTCCCTGGAAGCCCAATGGAAGGGAAACTAAAACGGGTTTGCATTTCTCTGGCCGGGACTCTGCCTTCTCAAGCCCCGCCTCTGTGACCAAACCTCTCCCCCCGGTCAGCGCCCCAGTGCATGTCACCCcaaaggag CCTCCCTCCAGCACCACTCCACCCATAGACATCACCCCTCCCCGCCTCAAGCTGATGCGCCGCAGCACCGACCGCAAGAGCGAGTTCCTGCGCGGCCTCAAGGATGAGCGCAACGGAGAAGTGGGCGGCAGCCACAGCCCTGGAGTGCCCACcgag GGAGAGGGCAGCACCCCAGAGCCCAAGGAGTATGGAGAGGGACACGAGAACGgcatctctcactcactcagtgaCTCGGATACCGAACATCTGTCCAGCTCCCTGGAGGCAGAACATCG GCTGCTGAAGGCCATGGGCTGGCAGGAGCACCCGGAGAATGATGACAACTTTCTGCCTCTGACTGAAGATGAACTGAAGGAGTTTCAGGCTAAAACTGAACAG ctgaggAAGAATGGACTGGGGCGCAACGGAATGCTGGTGAGGCCACGGGGTGTTGCCATGCCACTGGCCTGGCGGAGCCCGGTGGAGACAGGCCTGGAGGAGGGCTCCGAGTCCGAGACGAGTAGCAGCAGCCAGACGTCTGACGACGAGGGCACCTAA
- the gpbp1l1 gene encoding vasculin-like protein 1 isoform X2 encodes MAQHDFVPAWLNFSTPQPAKSPAANLEKHGEHLPRGDHRPGGSRRRHNSSDGFFNNDPLRAPAGDGWQQPSLLRHDSVDSGVAKGSGGGLGSGQGWKDSPGWQHHHQGRHGKRGGGGGGERERQGGGHRQRNGNFHPPRKGGPFQDRYSDEERNEDKLKFVEEDFPSLNPETTGKPVSQARAVGTPAGVWENPPSANKQVSKMLVIKKVSKEDPSAAFSAGFASAGPLPTNGTKVSIAGPSVYKNLVPKPATAPSKPGPWKPNGRETKTGLHFSGRDSAFSSPASVTKPLPPVSAPVHVTPKEPPSSTTPPIDITPPRLKLMRRSTDRKSEFLRGLKDERNGEVGGSHSPGVPTESAVMVSSPKDCRAEPSSSKSQGVSQACWLASGSLSYFWKLSNNAGRGQHPRAQGVWRGTRERHLSLTQ; translated from the exons ATGGCGCAGCATGACTTTGTTCCTGCCTGGCTTAACTTCTCCACGCCTCAGCCTGCCAAG TCCCCTGCAGCCAATCTTGAGAAGCATGGAGAGCACCTCCCCCGAGGAGACCACCGGCCAGGGGGGAGCCGCCGCAGACACAACTCCTCTGATGGCTTCTTCAACAATGACCCGCTCCGTGCTCCCGCAG GGGATGGGTGGCAGCAGCCTTCCCTGTTGAGGCATGATTCGGTGGACTCGGGCGTGGCAAAGGGTTCTGGCGGTGGCCTGGGGAGTGGGCAGGGCTGGAAGGACTCGCCCGGCTGGCAGCACCATCACCAGGGGCGCCATGGCAAGCGTGGAGGGGGCGGAGGTGGTGAGCGTGAGCGGCAGGGAGGTGGCCACCGGCAGCGCAACGGAAACTTCCACCCTCCACGCAAGGGCGGGCCCTTCCAGGACCGCTACTCCGACGAGGAGCGCAACGAAGACAAACTGAAGTTCGTGGAAGAGGACTTT ccctcCTTAAACCCGGAGACAACTGGAAAGCCAGTGAGCCAGGCTCGTGCTGTGGGGACCCCTGCCGGAGTTTGGG agAATCCCCCCAGTGCCAACAAGCAGGTGTCTAAGATGCTGGTCATTAAGAAGGTGTCTAAGGAGGACCCCAGTGCTGCCTTCTCAGCTGGTTTTGCCAGTGCTGGCCCACTGCCCACCAACGGCACCAAAGTGTCCATTGCCGGACCCAGTGTCTACAAGAACCTGGTGCCCAAGCCTGCCACAGCTCCCAGCAAG CCTGGTCCCTGGAAGCCCAATGGAAGGGAAACTAAAACGGGTTTGCATTTCTCTGGCCGGGACTCTGCCTTCTCAAGCCCCGCCTCTGTGACCAAACCTCTCCCCCCGGTCAGCGCCCCAGTGCATGTCACCCcaaaggag CCTCCCTCCAGCACCACTCCACCCATAGACATCACCCCTCCCCGCCTCAAGCTGATGCGCCGCAGCACCGACCGCAAGAGCGAGTTCCTGCGCGGCCTCAAGGATGAGCGCAACGGAGAAGTGGGCGGCAGCCACAGCCCTGGAGTGCCCACcgag TCCGCAGTGATGGTCTCCTCTCCAAAAGACTGCAGAGCTGAGCCAAGCAGCAGCAAATCTCAAGGCGTTTCGCAGGCGTGTTGGTTGGCCTCGGGTTCTTTGAGCTATTTCTGGAAGCTGTCTAATAATGCAG GGAGAGGGCAGCACCCCAGAGCCCAAGGAGTATGGAGAGGGACACGAGAACGgcatctctcactcactcagtga
- the tmem69 gene encoding transmembrane protein 69 has translation MTIVPREMLSCVLRRCILSGNKPLQLVSRLSACPDRPPCIRGKVLSCGSICRGPEPLRLNSGTLLRIQSFHSSAWMHKRKPPEEPSSRELDLLRYDMKDLKLAPKPALYLGLSGLMPFVAAPLVMGATELYMPEIAFAQVAYGACIVSFLGGVRWGFAIPEGSPAKPDWLNLANSVVPSLIAWVALLFSKDYFTQSAITVIIGLGIALHYDLALLPTYPSWFKALRALLTFVAFFSLLSTIVIKGVFPEKKFLTEK, from the exons ATGACAATTGTGCCTAG GGAGATGTTGTCTTGTGTACTGAGAAGATGCATTTTGTCTGGCAACAAG CCTTTGCAGCTTGTTTCCAGACTATCCGCTTGCCCAGATAGACCACCATGTATCAGAGGAAAGGTTCTGAGCTGCGGGTCAATATGCAGAGGTCCAGAGCCTCTCAGATTGAACTCAGGTACTCTCCTCAGGATTCAGTCTTTCCACAGTTCAGCTTGGATGCATAAGAGAAAGCCCCCTGAAGAGCCTTCTTCTCGGGAACTGGACCTGCTGCGGTATGATATGAAGGACTTAAAACTGGCGCCCAAACCGGCCTTATATCTTGGACTATCCGGACTCATGCCATTTGTGGCCGCACCACTTGTCATGGGTGCTACAGAGCTCTACATGCCTGAGATAGCATTTGCACAAGTTGCATATGGAGCCTGTATCGTGTCCTTCTTGGGTGGTGTGCGTTGGGGTTTTGCCATTCCTGAGGGTAGTCCAGCAAaacctgattggctgaacctgGCAAATAGTGTTGTTCCCTCTTTGATAGCATGGGTAGCTTTACTCTTCAGCAAAGATTATTTTACACAGTCAGCTATAACAGTGATCATTGGGCTAGGAATTGCTCTGCACTATGATCTCGCTCTTCTTCCCACCTACCCTAGCTGGTTTAAAGCTCTGAGAGCCCTGCTCACATTTGTcgcctttttttctctgttgtcAACAATCGTGATTAAAGGAGTGTTCCCAGAAAAGAAGTTTCTGACAGAAAAGTAA